The following proteins are co-located in the Ensifer sp. WSM1721 genome:
- a CDS encoding WD40 repeat domain-containing protein — MPTVAPLDLEGHVVGVAFLKNVPFFAGAAGTIHRLDQGHKTTEAHDGLLSLAYDEASDTLLTGGEDGKVMRISADGTATPVAETARKWISEVAAGPQGAVAYAYGKTTFVRLADGTTREFPEERTVEGIAFAPKGLRIAVARYNGVSLHWVAMTGQPIDLEWKGAHTGVTFSPDGRFVVTTMQENALHGWKLDAKPGAETRHMRMTGYPAKVKSLSWSAKGKWLASSGAPAAIVWPFQGKDGPMGKAPLELGTRGNTMVTTVACHPAEDIVAIGYEDGMILAARFADSKEVLLRRPGKGAITAMAWSKNGRQLAFGSAAGDCGVVDIAG; from the coding sequence ATGCCGACCGTCGCTCCGCTCGATCTCGAAGGCCACGTCGTCGGCGTGGCCTTTCTCAAGAACGTCCCCTTCTTCGCCGGGGCCGCCGGCACGATTCATCGCCTCGACCAGGGCCACAAGACGACTGAAGCCCATGACGGCCTGCTTTCGCTCGCCTATGACGAGGCGAGCGACACGCTTTTGACCGGCGGCGAGGACGGCAAGGTGATGCGCATTTCGGCCGATGGCACCGCAACTCCCGTTGCCGAAACGGCACGCAAATGGATCTCCGAAGTTGCCGCCGGACCGCAAGGCGCGGTCGCCTACGCCTATGGCAAGACCACCTTCGTCCGCCTTGCCGACGGCACGACCAGGGAATTCCCGGAGGAGCGCACGGTCGAGGGCATTGCCTTTGCTCCCAAGGGGCTGCGCATTGCGGTCGCGCGCTACAATGGCGTGTCGCTGCACTGGGTCGCGATGACAGGCCAGCCGATCGACCTCGAGTGGAAGGGAGCGCATACGGGCGTTACCTTCTCCCCGGACGGCCGCTTCGTCGTCACCACCATGCAGGAAAACGCGCTGCATGGCTGGAAACTCGATGCGAAACCCGGCGCCGAAACGCGGCATATGCGCATGACCGGCTACCCCGCCAAGGTGAAGTCGCTTTCCTGGTCCGCCAAGGGCAAATGGCTCGCCTCCTCCGGCGCCCCGGCGGCGATCGTCTGGCCCTTCCAGGGAAAGGACGGCCCGATGGGCAAGGCGCCGCTCGAACTCGGCACGCGGGGCAACACGATGGTGACGACGGTCGCCTGCCATCCGGCGGAGGATATCGTCGCGATCGGCTATGAGGACGGCATGATTCTCGCCGCCCGCTTCGCCGACAGCAAGGAAGTGCTGCTGCGCCGCCCCGGCAAGGGCGCGATCACCGCCATGGCGTGGAGCAAGAACGGCCGTCAGCTCGCCTTCGGCTCCGCCGCCGGCGATTGCGGCGTGGTGGATATCGCGGGGTAG
- a CDS encoding LysE family translocator — MSEVTILAFVFVAFIGIATPGPTVLLALTNGSRYGVKRATAGMVGAMLSDFVLIGAVALGLGALLAASEFWFTVVKWLGAAYLAFLGIMLLRSRGTLDISSDSAPLPHGAGTPRSIFIKSFLVAVTNPKGYLFFSAFLPQFIEPTVPQVPQYAMLALVFASIDFAVMFGYALLGSQAVRFLKRSGAIWLDRVCGGALLTLAGSLAFYRRAAN, encoded by the coding sequence ATGAGTGAAGTCACCATCCTCGCATTCGTATTTGTGGCTTTCATCGGCATCGCGACGCCCGGACCGACCGTGCTTCTCGCGCTCACCAATGGCTCGCGCTATGGCGTGAAACGAGCAACGGCAGGGATGGTGGGGGCCATGCTCTCCGATTTCGTGCTGATCGGAGCCGTGGCGCTCGGCCTCGGCGCGCTGCTCGCCGCGTCCGAGTTCTGGTTCACGGTCGTCAAATGGTTGGGTGCCGCCTATCTCGCCTTCCTCGGCATCATGCTGCTGCGCTCCCGCGGCACGCTGGACATCTCCTCGGATTCCGCGCCTTTGCCGCATGGCGCCGGCACACCGCGCTCGATCTTCATAAAGAGCTTCCTCGTCGCGGTCACCAATCCCAAGGGCTATCTGTTCTTTTCCGCCTTCCTGCCGCAGTTCATCGAACCCACGGTGCCGCAGGTGCCGCAATATGCGATGCTCGCTCTCGTCTTCGCTTCGATCGATTTCGCCGTGATGTTCGGCTATGCGTTGCTCGGCTCGCAGGCGGTGCGGTTCCTGAAGCGCTCCGGCGCCATCTGGCTCGACCGCGTGTGCGGTGGTGCGCTCCTGACGCTCGCCGGATCGCTGGCTTTCTATAGACGCGCCGCCAACTGA
- a CDS encoding GNAT family N-acetyltransferase, with protein MAAVVDTLRAFFAPSTFVIDSENPGDVVARENLLDRAMGPGRRKKSSEKLRRGRVPAEGLALVARDLDGHVIGTVRLWNVEAGVDREGHAVPALLLGPLAVDPGHEGKGIGGMLMRAAIEEAKNRGHGAILLVGDAAYYERFGFFATRAQHLVMPGPFERNRFLALELKEDWLEGAAGMLVASGRKLALPPLKRAA; from the coding sequence ATGGCCGCTGTTGTTGATACCTTGCGCGCGTTCTTCGCGCCGTCCACCTTTGTGATCGACTCCGAAAATCCGGGCGACGTCGTCGCGCGCGAAAACCTGCTCGACCGTGCCATGGGGCCCGGCCGCCGCAAAAAATCGTCGGAAAAGCTCCGCCGCGGCCGCGTGCCGGCGGAGGGGCTGGCCCTGGTCGCGCGCGACCTCGACGGCCATGTGATCGGCACCGTGCGTCTCTGGAATGTCGAGGCTGGCGTCGACCGCGAGGGCCATGCCGTGCCGGCGCTGCTTCTCGGCCCGCTTGCCGTCGATCCCGGGCATGAGGGCAAGGGCATCGGCGGCATGCTGATGCGGGCGGCGATCGAGGAGGCGAAGAACCGCGGCCATGGTGCAATCCTGCTCGTTGGCGACGCCGCCTATTACGAGCGCTTCGGCTTCTTCGCCACGCGGGCGCAGCATCTCGTTATGCCTGGCCCGTTCGAGCGCAATCGCTTCCTCGCGCTCGAACTGAAGGAAGACTGGCTCGAGGGTGCCGCCGGCATGCTCGTCGCCAGCGGGCGGAAGCTCGCCCTGCCGCCGCTTAAGCGCGCCGCCTGA